The following proteins come from a genomic window of Sorex araneus isolate mSorAra2 chromosome 1, mSorAra2.pri, whole genome shotgun sequence:
- the KBTBD7 gene encoding kelch repeat and BTB domain-containing protein 7, translating to MQSREEAPRSRRLASPRGGRRPKKISKPSVSAFFTGPEELKDSAHSAALLAQLKSFYDARLLCDVTIEVVTPGSGPGTGRIFSCNRNVLAAACPYFKSMFTGGMYESQQTSITMHDVDVESFEVLVDYCYTGRVLLSEANVQRLYAASDMLQLEYVREACASFLARRLDLSNCTAILKFADAFDHHKLRSQAQAFIAHNFKQLSRMGSIREESLADLTLSQMLTVLRLDGLDIESERTVCHVAVQWLEAAPKERGPSAAEVFKCVRWTHFTDQDQDYLEGLLTKPIVKKYCLDLIEGALQMRYGDMLFKALKPETSTSTSSSSSSSSSSSVVPAVEIPPQRLGVCAKKMVIFFGHPRDPFLCYDPYSGDIYTMPSPLTTLAHTKTITTSAVCVSPDHDIYLAAQPRKDLWVYKPAQNSWHQLADRLLCREGMDVAYLNGYIYILGGRDPITGVRLKEVECYSVQRNQWALVAPVPHSFYSFELIVVQNYLYAVNSKRMLCYDPSHNMWLNCASLKRSDFQEACVFNDEIYCICDIPVMKVYNPARGEWRQISNIPLDSVTHNYQIVNHGQKLLLITSTTAQWKKNRVTVYEYDTREDQWINIGTMLGLLHFDSGFICLCARVYPSCLEPGQSFLTEEDDARSESSTELDLDGLSDLDSESGSSSSFSDDEVWVQVVPQRNAQDQQGSL from the coding sequence ATGCAGTCCCGGGAAGAGGCTCCGCGCTCGCGCCGCCTCGCCAGCCCCCGCGGCGGCCGGCGGCCCAAAAAGATTTCCAAGCCGTCGGTGTCGGCGTTCTTCACCGGCCCCGAGGAGCTGAAGGACTCGGCGCACTCGGCCGCCCTGCTGGCCCAGCTCAAGTCCTTCTACGATGCGCGGCTGCTCTGCGACGTGACCATCGAGGTGGTGACGCCTGGCAGCGGGCCCGGCACGGGTCGCATCTTCTCCTGCAACCGCAACGTGCTGGCCGCCGCCTGCCCCTACTTCAAGAGCATGTTCACGGGCGGCATGTACGAGAGCCAGCAGACGAGCATCACCATGCACGACGTGGATGTCGAGTCCTTCGAGGTGCTGGTCGACTACTGCTACACGGGCCGGGTGTTGCTGAGTGAGGCCAACGTGCAGCGCCTGTACGCCGCCTCCGACATGCTGCAGCTCGAGTACGTGCGCGAAGCCTGCGCCTCTTTCCTGGCCCGCCGCCTGGACCTGAGCAACTGCACGGCCATCCTCAAGTTCGCCGACGCCTTTGACCATCACAAGCTGCGCTCGCAGGCCCAGGCCTTCATCGCCCACAACTTCAAGCAGCTCAGCCGGATGGGGTCCATCCGGGAGGAGAGCCTGGCCGATCTGACCCTGTCCCAGATGCTCACCGTCCTGCGCCTGGACGGCCTGGACATTGAGAGTGAACGGACAGTGTGCCACGTGGCGGTTCAGTggttagaggctgcccccaaggAGCGCGGGCCCAGTGCCGCCGAAGTCTTCAAGTGCGTCCGCTGGACTCACTTCACCGACCAAGACCAGGATTACCTGGAAGGCCTCCTGACCAAGCCCATTGTGAAGAAGTACTGCCTCGACCTCATTGAAGGGGCCCTGCAGATGCGCTATGGGGACATGCTGTTCAAGGCTTTGAAGCCTGagaccagcaccagcaccagcagcagcagcagcagcagcagcagcagctccgtTGTACCTGCCGTGGAAATCCCACCCCAGAGACTGGGGGTGTGTGCCAAAAAGATGGTGATCTTCTTCGGACATCCCAGAGATCCGTTTCTCTGTTATGACCCTTATTCAGGGGACATTTACACAATGCCCTCGCCTCTGACCACCCTGGCCCACACTAAGACCATCACCACCTCTGCGGTGTGTGTATCTCCAGACCATGACATCTACCTTGCTGCCCAGCCCCGGAAAGACCTGTGGGTGTATAAGCCAGCCCAGAACAGTTGGCACCAGCTGGCTGACCGCTTGCTCTGCCGGGAGGGCATGGATGTGGCCTACCTCAATGGCTACATTTACATCTTGGGTGGGCGAGACCCCATTACTGGAGTTAGATTGAAGGAAGTGGAGTGCTACAGTGTTCAGAGGAACCAGTGGGCGCTGGTGGCCCCTGTACCCCATTCCTTTTATTCCTTCGAACTAATAGTGGTTCAGAACTATCTTTATGCTGTCAACAGTAAGCGCATGCTTTGCTATGATCCAAGCCATAATATGTGGCTCAACTGTGCTTCTCTTAAACGTAGTGACTTTCAGGAAGCCTGTGTCTTCAATGATGAGATCTACTGTATCTGTGACATCCCTGTCATGAAGGTCTACAATCCAGCCAGGGGAGAATGGAGGCAGATTAGTAATATTCCCTTGGACTCTGTGACCCACAACTATCAGATTGTTAATCATGGCCAAAAGTTGCTGCTCATCACTTCTACTACTGCACAATGGAAAAAAAACCGGGTCACAGTTTATGAATATGATACTCGGGAAGACCAGTGGATCAATATAGGTACCATGTTAGGACTTTTGCACTTTGACTCTGGCTTTATTTGCCTCTGTGCTCGTGTTTATCCTTCCTGCCTTGAACCTGGCCAGAGTTTTCTCACTGAGGAAGATGATGCCCGGAGTGAGTCTAGTACTGAATTGGATTTAGATGGACTCAGTGATCTAGACTCTGAGTCAGGAAGTTCAAGTTCTTTTTCTGATGATGAAGTCTGGGTGCAGGTTGTACCTCAACGAAATGCACAGGATCAGCAGGgttctttgtaa